The Geotalea uraniireducens Rf4 genome window below encodes:
- a CDS encoding nucleotidyltransferase family protein, with amino-acid sequence MPLSSDKLSRMADYQRRLQRQKSDALAIRKAQALEEVQTLVSKFILLDPTITRVILFGSLARNDASSLDFDIDLAVSCSGERFLEIVSIALDSPFKVDVVDLSTADDRIKSAVAREGIVLYEK; translated from the coding sequence ATGCCGTTATCATCAGATAAATTGTCCCGCATGGCTGATTATCAGAGGCGCTTGCAGCGGCAAAAGAGTGATGCCCTGGCAATCCGTAAGGCACAGGCGCTGGAGGAAGTGCAGACGCTTGTCAGTAAATTCATTTTGCTTGATCCGACCATCACCAGGGTAATCCTTTTCGGATCACTGGCCCGGAATGATGCTTCGTCGCTGGATTTTGACATTGACCTGGCTGTATCCTGTTCCGGTGAACGTTTTCTGGAGATTGTCTCCATTGCCCTGGACAGCCCTTTTAAGGTGGATGTGGTGGATCTTTCTACCGCCGATGACAGGATAAAATCCGCAGTAGCGCGGGAGGGGATAGTCCTCTATGAAAAGTGA
- a CDS encoding ATP-binding protein: MFFKRHIKARLIDLLNDFRIVYLTGPRQAGKSTLVREIAKEQGMGYYTLDDAALAASAESDPQGLLASLPKPLVLDEFQMAPNLIGAIKMASDTANGQKGIFLLTGSSDIFRSAQVQESLPGHMARIELYPLSHVERHEGHLNTIDWLINGTFEHTQLKPLDRKELGDLLIEGGYPEAIAKSPRSRSIWFASYIEGRLLKDFETMHHAKGDYHTKLSALIRNLAGMTGNLIKYANIANDLSQDDKTVKRYIEILELMFIIRRLHPYVRNSAKRAVVGMPKLHFVDTGLACHLLGLKKSDTLHTSQFFGGLVENFVFCELLKHATWSEEDVNFYHFRDTARHELDLVIERSDGTVVGVEVKASMTVKPEDFSGLSIFADYAKDKFSHGVLFYSGDKVLPFRINDRIFHALPISSLM, encoded by the coding sequence ATGTTTTTTAAACGTCATATTAAAGCACGTCTCATAGACCTGCTGAATGATTTCCGCATCGTGTACCTCACCGGCCCCAGACAGGCTGGGAAAAGCACTCTTGTCAGGGAGATCGCCAAAGAACAGGGGATGGGATACTACACTCTTGATGATGCTGCCCTGGCAGCCTCTGCAGAAAGCGACCCCCAGGGCCTGCTTGCTTCGCTGCCAAAACCGCTTGTTCTGGACGAATTCCAGATGGCACCAAACCTGATCGGCGCCATTAAGATGGCTTCCGACACCGCCAATGGTCAAAAAGGCATCTTTCTTCTCACCGGATCATCCGACATCTTTCGCTCGGCACAGGTTCAGGAATCTTTGCCGGGGCATATGGCTCGGATTGAGTTATATCCTTTGTCGCATGTGGAACGACACGAGGGGCATCTCAATACAATCGATTGGCTCATCAACGGCACATTCGAGCATACGCAGCTGAAACCGCTGGACAGAAAAGAGTTGGGAGATCTCCTCATAGAGGGAGGGTATCCCGAAGCGATAGCCAAAAGCCCCCGTTCACGAAGCATCTGGTTTGCTTCATACATTGAAGGGCGCTTATTGAAAGACTTTGAAACCATGCATCACGCCAAAGGAGACTATCACACAAAACTTTCTGCACTCATCCGCAACCTGGCAGGTATGACCGGTAATCTCATCAAATACGCCAATATAGCCAATGACCTGTCTCAGGACGACAAAACAGTAAAACGGTATATAGAGATCCTTGAACTCATGTTTATCATTCGTCGGCTCCATCCTTACGTGCGCAACAGCGCCAAGCGTGCCGTTGTAGGGATGCCCAAGCTGCATTTTGTCGACACGGGTCTGGCCTGCCACCTCCTGGGGTTGAAAAAGTCCGACACGCTTCACACCTCGCAGTTTTTCGGAGGATTGGTGGAAAACTTCGTTTTTTGCGAACTGCTGAAACATGCGACCTGGTCGGAAGAGGATGTGAACTTTTATCACTTTCGTGATACAGCCCGGCACGAACTTGATCTTGTTATCGAACGGAGCGACGGCACCGTGGTTGGTGTTGAAGTCAAGGCATCCATGACGGTTAAGCCGGAAGATTTTTCAGGGCTGTCGATCTTTGCAGACTATGCCAAAGATAAGTTTTCCCACGGGGTGTTGTTCTATTCAGGAGACAAGGTACTTCCCTTCAGGATCAATGATAGAATTTTCCATGCCCTGCCGATTTCTTCATTGATGTAG
- a CDS encoding AbrB/MazE/SpoVT family DNA-binding domain-containing protein, translating to MRITTKGQVTIPREVREQMGFLPHSEVEFVIEGNVVYLRKGEGAQSRGKKLVERMRGRATVRMSTAEIMALTRGED from the coding sequence ATGCGCATCACGACAAAAGGTCAGGTGACGATTCCCCGCGAAGTGCGTGAGCAGATGGGATTCCTTCCCCATTCGGAAGTGGAGTTTGTTATCGAGGGGAATGTGGTGTATCTGCGCAAGGGGGAAGGCGCACAGTCCAGAGGGAAAAAACTTGTTGAGAGAATGCGGGGACGTGCAACGGTGCGGATGAGTACCGCTGAAATCATGGCCTTGACCAGGGGCGAAGATTGA
- the galE gene encoding UDP-glucose 4-epimerase GalE: MESILVTGGCGYIGSHVVRQLSEAGYDVVVYDNLSTGFADALIHGEKLVIGDLADGEKLESVFRGFKCKTVLHFAAAIIAPESVTKPLKYYANNTRNTLNLLQACVNHGVERFIFSSTAAVYGMPEGGIAAEESPTVPINPYGTSKLMSEWMLRDTAFAHGLRYVALRYFNVAGADPLARMGQRTPEATHLIKVACQAALGMRDSVSVFGTDYPTPDGTGIRDYIHIEDLASAHLAALRYLENGGEPTRLNVGYGRGGSVREVIAMVKRVSGVDFPVVEGPRRPGDPAMLVARADRIRQTLDWQPRFNDLEMIVADAWRWEQKLHKR, from the coding sequence ATGGAATCGATTCTTGTTACCGGTGGTTGCGGCTATATAGGCAGCCACGTGGTGCGGCAACTTTCCGAGGCCGGCTACGATGTGGTCGTTTACGATAACCTCTCCACCGGATTTGCCGATGCCCTGATACATGGTGAAAAGCTGGTGATCGGGGACCTGGCCGATGGTGAAAAACTTGAGAGTGTCTTCCGTGGATTTAAGTGCAAAACCGTGCTCCATTTTGCTGCTGCCATCATCGCTCCGGAATCGGTGACCAAACCGCTCAAATATTATGCCAACAACACCCGCAACACACTCAATCTGCTCCAGGCCTGCGTCAATCATGGAGTGGAACGGTTCATATTTTCGAGCACCGCGGCGGTTTACGGCATGCCGGAGGGGGGGATTGCTGCGGAGGAAAGCCCGACCGTGCCGATCAACCCCTATGGTACCTCCAAGCTCATGAGCGAATGGATGTTGCGCGACACCGCTTTTGCCCACGGGCTGCGCTACGTGGCGCTTCGCTACTTCAACGTAGCTGGGGCAGACCCGCTGGCGCGTATGGGGCAGCGGACCCCTGAGGCGACCCACCTGATCAAGGTCGCCTGCCAGGCGGCACTGGGGATGCGCGACAGCGTCTCCGTCTTCGGCACCGATTATCCGACGCCGGACGGAACGGGAATCCGCGACTATATCCATATTGAGGATCTGGCTTCAGCCCATCTGGCCGCATTGCGCTACTTGGAGAACGGCGGGGAGCCCACCCGGCTCAATGTGGGGTACGGCCGGGGAGGAAGCGTGCGCGAGGTGATTGCCATGGTGAAGCGGGTGAGCGGCGTTGACTTCCCGGTTGTTGAAGGGCCGCGCAGGCCGGGCGATCCGGCAATGCTCGTTGCCCGGGCCGACCGTATCCGCCAGACGCTGGACTGGCAGCCTCGGTTCAACGACCTGGAAATGATAGTTGCAGATGCTTGGCGCTGGGAGCAAAAGCTGCACAAGCGGTGA
- a CDS encoding sugar transferase, giving the protein MLKQQAKLFNRIAAVTDLVTVLAAFVMAYHARKLAGGLSELRDYLWILLFAIPTWYFLMAHFGLYASMRTRPLGQILASLMKVNAIGGIVISSVIYFIEPHGLSRGLIGSFLVFSFFLLSLDKIALKLCLAYIRRQGYNTRNILIVGTDDKARCFCELVGQHDDWGLKVAGVLELADESEIGALAAPNLLGQLDDLVEVCKENTVDEVVFCVSRQTLPDMEDYLRELEEMGITVRMVLDFYDAPRSRTELSLFHDAVPMLTFYCKAFDTDQLFLKRCLDIIGAVVGLLATAILFPFIAVAIKINSKGPFFFGQQRVGESGRTFKCWKFRSMYLDAEARKNELMHLNEMNGAIFKIKDDPRITRVGKFIRKTSLDELPQFWNVLRGEMSLVGTRPPTPDEVANYQNWHRKRICIKPGITGLWQVSGRNQIQDFDEVVRLDLEYIDRWTLWLDIKILLKTFWVVFARSGSC; this is encoded by the coding sequence ATGCTTAAACAACAAGCGAAATTGTTTAATAGGATTGCGGCTGTCACAGATTTGGTTACGGTTCTAGCTGCCTTTGTCATGGCTTACCATGCGCGCAAATTGGCAGGGGGGCTGTCTGAATTAAGGGATTACCTCTGGATCTTGCTCTTTGCCATTCCCACCTGGTATTTCCTCATGGCCCATTTCGGTCTTTACGCATCCATGCGGACCCGCCCTCTCGGACAAATCCTTGCATCGTTGATGAAGGTTAATGCAATTGGCGGGATTGTCATTTCATCCGTAATATATTTTATAGAACCCCATGGGTTAAGCCGCGGACTTATCGGTTCTTTCTTGGTTTTCTCCTTTTTCCTCCTGTCGCTGGATAAAATAGCGCTGAAGCTTTGTCTGGCCTACATTCGCAGGCAGGGGTACAATACCCGGAATATCCTGATTGTCGGTACCGATGACAAAGCACGCTGTTTTTGTGAGCTCGTAGGGCAGCATGACGACTGGGGGCTGAAGGTTGCCGGTGTTTTGGAACTTGCCGATGAATCGGAAATAGGGGCACTAGCTGCTCCCAATCTGCTGGGACAATTGGATGATCTGGTGGAGGTTTGTAAAGAGAACACGGTAGATGAAGTCGTTTTCTGTGTTTCCAGGCAGACTTTACCGGACATGGAGGATTACCTGCGTGAATTGGAAGAGATGGGAATCACGGTGAGAATGGTGCTGGATTTTTATGACGCTCCAAGATCAAGAACAGAATTGAGCCTGTTTCATGATGCGGTTCCTATGCTGACTTTTTACTGCAAGGCGTTTGATACAGACCAGCTCTTTCTCAAGCGGTGTCTGGACATCATCGGCGCCGTTGTCGGTTTACTGGCAACCGCCATTCTTTTCCCCTTTATAGCCGTTGCCATCAAAATTAATTCTAAAGGGCCGTTCTTTTTCGGCCAGCAACGGGTGGGTGAGAGCGGCCGTACTTTTAAATGCTGGAAGTTTCGCTCCATGTATCTTGACGCTGAGGCACGTAAAAATGAATTGATGCACCTTAACGAGATGAACGGCGCCATTTTCAAGATCAAGGACGATCCTCGCATCACTCGGGTTGGTAAATTCATCAGGAAGACCAGTCTTGATGAACTCCCCCAGTTCTGGAACGTTCTGCGCGGAGAGATGAGCCTGGTCGGCACCCGTCCGCCTACCCCTGACGAGGTCGCCAATTACCAGAACTGGCACCGCAAACGTATCTGCATCAAGCCGGGTATCACAGGCCTTTGGCAGGTCAGCGGCCGCAATCAGATCCAGGATTTTGACGAGGTGGTGCGGCTTGACCTGGAGTATATCGACCGGTGGACCCTTTGGTTGGATATCAAAATCCTGTTAAAGACTTTCTGGGTGGTGTTTGCAAGAAGCGGGTCGTGTTGA
- a CDS encoding ribonuclease toxin HepT-like protein, producing the protein MKSERLRTLKAELLADMQVLEELEGKYRLVHAKLAAIDPDEFDYVGLAYTIVNLYNLMENYFLRVAKCFENNVDKLYWHKDLIKRMSLEIEGIRPALLQSKDVPLIDELRAFRHVFRHIYQSELDVEKLKLVDGRTPKATEVFKSAHDRFIGKLQQLIDMLDA; encoded by the coding sequence ATGAAAAGTGAGCGGTTGAGAACGTTGAAAGCGGAGTTGCTTGCTGATATGCAGGTGCTGGAAGAACTGGAGGGGAAATACCGGCTGGTCCATGCCAAACTGGCCGCTATCGATCCCGATGAGTTCGATTACGTTGGTCTGGCTTACACCATTGTCAATCTTTATAACCTCATGGAGAATTATTTTCTCAGGGTCGCCAAGTGTTTTGAGAACAATGTTGATAAGCTGTACTGGCATAAGGACTTGATAAAGAGAATGTCCCTCGAAATTGAGGGGATTCGTCCTGCGTTGTTACAGAGCAAAGATGTGCCATTGATTGATGAGTTGCGCGCCTTCAGGCATGTATTCAGGCATATCTATCAGAGTGAGCTGGATGTGGAAAAGCTCAAGCTGGTCGATGGCAGGACCCCAAAAGCTACAGAGGTATTCAAGTCGGCCCATGACCGGTTTATCGGCAAACTGCAACAATTGATCGACATGCTTGATGCATAG
- a CDS encoding glycosyltransferase family 2 protein produces MNPAGLPKISIVTPSFNQGRYLEKTILSVLEQGYPNLEYIIIDGKSSDNSVEIIKKYEKYLKYWVSEEDRGQSHAINKGFAHATGDLLGWLNSDDYYAAGALKTVAETALATPAAGAIVGAGAMVDETGNVFLSVARTAITLESLYNWFDEFFWQPSCFFPKETWKHCGPLDENVHYAMDLDFWIKIAKKFTFTTTHATLSFNLKHPKAKTTEFSYLSHVDAVMVIMRHGAEKEARKLLEEYTRVLHKSALDNEELLIQKCLEIQKLREKYKKISGCLIEAFKILGRKIISI; encoded by the coding sequence ATGAACCCCGCGGGTTTGCCAAAAATCTCGATAGTGACCCCCTCCTTTAACCAGGGGAGGTATTTGGAAAAGACCATCCTCTCCGTCCTGGAGCAGGGGTATCCGAACCTGGAATATATCATCATCGACGGCAAGAGCAGCGACAACAGCGTCGAGATCATCAAAAAGTACGAGAAATACCTTAAATACTGGGTAAGCGAAGAGGATCGTGGACAGAGTCACGCTATCAACAAGGGATTTGCCCATGCGACGGGTGATCTGCTTGGCTGGTTGAATTCGGACGACTATTACGCTGCCGGTGCTCTTAAGACGGTTGCCGAAACGGCACTTGCCACTCCTGCGGCCGGGGCAATCGTTGGGGCAGGGGCAATGGTTGATGAGACTGGGAATGTGTTCCTGTCTGTTGCCAGAACAGCCATAACTCTTGAGTCGCTTTACAACTGGTTTGATGAGTTTTTCTGGCAACCTTCATGCTTTTTTCCGAAAGAAACATGGAAACATTGTGGACCACTGGACGAGAATGTTCACTATGCCATGGATTTAGATTTCTGGATTAAGATTGCCAAGAAATTTACTTTTACGACTACACATGCAACGCTTTCCTTTAATCTTAAACATCCTAAAGCAAAAACAACAGAATTCAGTTACCTCTCCCATGTTGATGCTGTTATGGTAATCATGCGTCATGGTGCCGAGAAAGAAGCCCGTAAACTACTGGAGGAATATACAAGAGTTTTGCATAAAAGCGCTTTAGACAATGAAGAACTTTTGATCCAGAAATGTCTGGAGATTCAGAAATTACGTGAAAAATATAAAAAGATTAGTGGTTGCCTTATTGAAGCCTTTAAAATATTGGGTCGTAAAATAATATCTATCTAA
- a CDS encoding glycosyltransferase family 2 protein yields the protein MLPLSVVICTFNRAGYLELALKSLLTQTLGRERYEIVIIDDGSTDSTKDVVDIFRYQLPIRYFYQYNSGLAAAKNLGIEKACGDIIFFFDDDDIATPALLEEHLKTHNKYPESSYAVLNYTTWSPELRVTSLMKFITEVGCYLFSYPNVKKGKAIDYTYFWGGRSSCKRSMLVSHGTFNPLFRFGCEDIELGYRLSKHGFKVIYNPKAISYMARSVNLSDFLQRLVKQGSSQYLFSSMYIDPEVDKWCEINGFQEEWLQIEPVYKAAVTSALSLEKIADTKLELGLEVDALTERLFYQSLWSIFRGAKIKGMVNCHSRME from the coding sequence ATGTTACCATTAAGTGTCGTAATTTGCACTTTCAATCGAGCTGGTTACCTTGAGTTAGCGTTGAAAAGTCTTCTCACGCAGACCCTCGGACGAGAAAGGTACGAAATTGTAATTATCGATGACGGGTCAACTGACAGCACAAAAGACGTGGTAGATATTTTTCGCTACCAATTACCAATAAGATATTTTTATCAATATAATTCAGGGCTTGCGGCAGCAAAAAATCTCGGCATTGAAAAAGCGTGTGGAGATATCATTTTCTTTTTTGATGATGATGATATCGCCACCCCTGCCTTACTGGAAGAGCATCTCAAAACGCACAACAAATACCCCGAAAGTTCATATGCTGTATTGAATTATACGACGTGGTCGCCGGAACTGCGAGTTACTTCATTGATGAAATTTATCACAGAAGTAGGTTGTTACCTTTTTTCCTATCCTAATGTAAAAAAAGGCAAAGCCATTGATTACACCTATTTCTGGGGTGGTAGATCGTCCTGTAAACGATCTATGTTAGTCAGTCATGGCACGTTCAACCCTTTATTTCGATTTGGTTGTGAAGATATAGAGTTGGGATATCGTTTATCAAAACACGGCTTCAAAGTCATTTATAATCCTAAAGCAATCAGTTATATGGCGCGTTCAGTAAATCTATCTGATTTTCTGCAAAGACTTGTCAAACAAGGCAGTTCACAGTATCTTTTCAGCTCAATGTATATTGACCCTGAGGTTGATAAATGGTGTGAAATAAACGGGTTTCAGGAGGAATGGCTGCAAATTGAGCCAGTGTATAAAGCCGCAGTAACTTCAGCTTTAAGTCTGGAAAAAATTGCAGATACCAAACTAGAGCTGGGCCTTGAAGTGGATGCTCTTACTGAGAGATTATTTTATCAATCTTTATGGAGTATTTTCAGAGGAGCTAAAATAAAGGGTATGGTTAATTGTCATTCGAGAATGGAGTAG
- a CDS encoding glycosyltransferase, producing the protein MYWIKEKMKYNYLRIALLINIIVMLFTDTKKFLCNVNLKNIALFVEQFRRIHPSYLEYKIRRKIGSQNIKLFCNTAYNKKHNYFSIFRVVKQHKHVLVIDISVPAYDKNSSGLRMYTILNILNELGCKITFMAAELQPREPYVTELRAIGIEVICEMVDMEKYLRENGPSYDIVILSEPYPAFDYISLIRAYAVNSTVIYDTVDVHWLRIERAAAVTGDTKLLKEAEYIKKLELLNIKASDIVLTVTKDEKNYLHKLDSNLKIEVIPNIHEINNYEIKPFQSRNDLMFIGHFLHQPNVDAVKYFVKEILPLIKTQIPTIKFYIVGTNPTREVLNLRSDDVNVTGYVKDIAPYFENCRVFVAPLRFGAGMKGKIGQSMMYGLPVVTTTIGAEGMGLDDGRNVLIADNPENFAEAVLSLYSNEKLWTEISVSSMKHIDQNYSRECISLKLAELLGSLS; encoded by the coding sequence ATGTATTGGATCAAAGAAAAAATGAAATATAATTATTTGAGAATAGCACTGTTGATAAATATAATAGTAATGCTATTTACGGATACTAAAAAGTTTTTATGTAATGTTAATTTAAAAAATATTGCACTGTTTGTTGAGCAATTTCGTCGTATACATCCTTCATATCTTGAATACAAAATTAGAAGAAAAATAGGTTCTCAAAATATAAAACTTTTTTGTAATACTGCGTATAACAAGAAGCACAACTATTTCAGTATTTTTAGAGTTGTCAAACAACACAAACATGTACTAGTAATTGATATATCTGTGCCCGCTTATGATAAAAACTCGAGCGGCTTAAGAATGTATACCATTCTTAATATATTGAATGAATTAGGGTGTAAAATTACCTTTATGGCTGCTGAATTGCAGCCCCGAGAACCTTATGTAACTGAACTTAGGGCAATTGGAATTGAGGTGATTTGTGAGATGGTTGATATGGAAAAGTATTTAAGGGAAAATGGGCCAAGTTATGACATTGTGATACTATCAGAGCCCTACCCTGCTTTTGATTATATATCGCTTATTAGGGCATATGCGGTTAATAGTACAGTCATATACGATACAGTAGATGTACATTGGTTAAGAATTGAAAGAGCCGCCGCGGTTACTGGAGACACAAAACTATTGAAAGAAGCAGAATATATTAAGAAACTGGAGTTATTAAATATTAAAGCCTCAGATATTGTATTGACAGTGACCAAAGATGAGAAAAACTATTTACATAAATTAGATTCTAATCTTAAAATTGAGGTTATACCTAATATTCATGAAATAAATAATTATGAAATCAAACCATTTCAGTCTCGAAATGATTTGATGTTTATTGGGCATTTTCTTCATCAGCCGAACGTTGATGCAGTTAAATATTTTGTAAAAGAAATATTGCCATTAATTAAAACTCAAATACCTACCATAAAATTTTATATAGTCGGCACTAATCCGACAAGAGAGGTTTTAAATCTTCGGTCAGATGATGTTAACGTTACTGGATATGTAAAAGATATTGCACCATATTTTGAAAATTGTCGTGTTTTTGTAGCGCCCTTACGTTTTGGTGCGGGAATGAAGGGTAAAATAGGGCAAAGCATGATGTATGGGCTGCCTGTGGTGACAACTACTATCGGTGCGGAAGGGATGGGCCTTGATGACGGTAGGAACGTTTTGATAGCAGATAATCCAGAAAATTTTGCAGAAGCTGTTCTAAGTTTGTATTCAAATGAGAAGTTGTGGACGGAAATATCTGTATCGTCAATGAAGCATATTGATCAAAACTATTCAAGGGAATGTATTTCTTTAAAGTTAGCGGAATTATTGGGGAGTCTGAGTTAA
- a CDS encoding ATP-binding protein: MSDIVIKVFDDRIVITNPGMLYGKLTLSDLKRDDYVSFITDKRLDILLLW; encoded by the coding sequence GTGTCGGATATTGTGATCAAGGTGTTTGACGACCGGATTGTTATTACCAACCCCGGCATGTTGTATGGCAAACTTACGCTATCAGATCTGAAGCGAGACGATTATGTCTCATTCATAACCGATAAGCGACTTGACATATTGCTTTTGTGGTAA
- a CDS encoding capsule assembly Wzi family protein codes for MKECVKDKKTKKSISKLLVTELVLLLVTFTASQVWALASNNIPLDSPVYDYVEKLSGFGLIDSDVRGLRPYSRAEVARLLSEAEASEARLTPGELPLAEQVIRRLKELVPREAELREKPGNAPFADFNPVSYARLRYVHLNGVPRSYNRDIFIPGDQSVFGFIGGNLRPGTAGIGHESGTEGTPLLENNEGVIYRSGNNGEVRFAAEGYLLDKASFLVEPYLLATPENDVLKLGKGYLKIGSGGLELEAGRDANWFGPGRRGALTLSNNARNFDLVKLSSPEPVDVGWVKSYLGEFKYALILSRFDETGSGETLRQPWFLGLKLALKPKPWWEIGVNFVRQEGGHGFSGSSTLQDNIFGGGTTNHNNTIAGIDLRFRIPWLANTELYGEYAGEDSAGFWPFVESYVAGFYIPRLTESGRDDLRFEFFYGNPMLYTDFKFPAGYVYQGMTPGDSQGGGAIEFYCRYSHWFSPRNILALEYFRTDRGHEGRVTVNADNRFDPNGVMQALERKNAIRVAWNFPLVGDLDANLMYGWERIHNFNLVGGAKQTNQLLKVDLSYRY; via the coding sequence ATGAAAGAATGTGTGAAAGATAAAAAAACAAAAAAGTCTATTTCCAAATTATTAGTAACTGAACTGGTTCTGTTGCTTGTAACCTTTACTGCGTCGCAGGTATGGGCACTCGCTTCTAACAACATCCCACTGGACAGTCCGGTCTACGACTACGTGGAGAAGCTCTCGGGCTTCGGCCTCATTGATTCGGACGTCCGGGGACTACGGCCATACAGCCGGGCGGAGGTCGCTCGGCTGCTCAGCGAGGCAGAAGCAAGCGAAGCCCGCCTCACCCCGGGGGAATTGCCCCTGGCCGAACAGGTCATTAGGCGGCTCAAGGAGTTAGTCCCCCGTGAGGCGGAGCTCAGAGAAAAGCCTGGCAACGCGCCTTTTGCCGATTTTAATCCGGTCTCTTATGCGCGACTGCGTTACGTCCACCTGAACGGCGTTCCGCGCAGCTACAACCGCGATATCTTCATCCCCGGCGACCAGTCGGTCTTCGGCTTCATTGGCGGGAACCTGAGGCCGGGGACGGCCGGTATCGGCCACGAGTCGGGCACCGAAGGGACCCCGCTCCTGGAAAACAACGAGGGGGTGATCTACCGATCGGGGAATAACGGCGAGGTCCGTTTCGCCGCCGAGGGGTATCTTCTCGACAAGGCATCGTTTCTGGTCGAGCCGTATTTACTGGCGACCCCGGAAAATGATGTGCTGAAACTGGGAAAGGGGTACCTGAAAATCGGCAGTGGGGGGCTCGAGTTGGAGGCGGGGCGCGACGCCAACTGGTTCGGTCCTGGCCGGCGCGGCGCCCTGACCCTGAGCAACAACGCCCGGAACTTCGATCTCGTCAAGCTCTCCAGCCCCGAGCCGGTGGACGTGGGGTGGGTGAAGAGCTACCTTGGGGAGTTCAAGTACGCTCTAATACTCTCCCGCTTCGATGAGACAGGCAGTGGTGAGACGCTGCGGCAACCCTGGTTCCTCGGGTTAAAGCTCGCCCTGAAGCCGAAACCGTGGTGGGAGATCGGCGTTAACTTCGTCCGCCAGGAAGGGGGGCACGGCTTCAGCGGTTCCTCGACGTTGCAGGACAACATCTTCGGTGGCGGAACCACCAACCACAATAACACCATTGCCGGGATCGACCTCCGCTTCCGCATCCCGTGGCTCGCCAACACGGAGCTCTACGGCGAGTACGCCGGGGAGGACTCGGCTGGCTTCTGGCCCTTCGTGGAGAGCTACGTGGCGGGCTTCTACATCCCACGTCTCACGGAGAGCGGCCGGGACGACTTACGTTTCGAGTTTTTCTACGGCAACCCGATGCTCTATACTGACTTCAAGTTCCCGGCGGGGTACGTCTATCAGGGAATGACCCCAGGCGACTCCCAAGGGGGAGGGGCCATCGAGTTCTACTGCCGGTACAGCCACTGGTTCTCGCCACGTAACATCCTGGCCCTCGAGTATTTTCGCACCGACCGCGGCCATGAAGGGCGGGTGACTGTCAACGCCGACAACCGCTTTGATCCGAATGGAGTGATGCAGGCGCTGGAGAGGAAGAACGCCATCCGCGTCGCCTGGAACTTCCCCCTTGTAGGTGATCTGGACGCAAACCTTATGTACGGTTGGGAGCGGATTCACAACTTCAACCTGGTGGGTGGGGCAAAGCAGACCAACCAGCTCTTGAAGGTGGATTTGAGCTACAGGTATTAG